The Chryseobacterium nakagawai genome has a segment encoding these proteins:
- a CDS encoding reverse transcriptase domain-containing protein has protein sequence MRNPEKVLNSLIRHSGNTDYKFERLYKVLFNEEMYFIAYQKIYSKVGNMTAGVDGKTIDGMSISRIERLIASLRNETYQPNPSKRTYIPKKNGKKRPLGIPSFDDKLVQEVIRMILEAIYEGSFEHTSHGFRPNRSCHTALLSVQQSFTAVRWFIEGDIKGFFDNINHEILIGILKERIADDRFIRLIRKFLNAGYIEDWVYHKTYSGTPQGGIVSPILANIYLDKLDKYVKDYIKDFDKGKRTTATRQYRLHEQRRYRLAKKLKCETDETVREQMIKDIKELRQERNKYPAYDKMDGSFRKLKYVRYADDFLIGVIGSKEDCKKIKEDIKVYLDEKLKLELSDEKTLVTNAKKPAKFLGFDVSVRNSDESKRDKHGRTVRCFGDKIVLRVTVDVMKKKLLSYNAMKLVNKKGTEVWKPRSRYYMKDLDDLEIISQYNAEIRGFYNYYSIANNSSFVQSFSYILEYSMYKTYALKYQTSISQEKTKRCINGVFSIPYKNRKGDIMYRRFYKEGFKRQKAARGAYVDSLPVTVTITGGRNSLITRLQNQKCELCGANEKLEMHHIRKLKDLKGKQDWEKRMSARRRKTLALCSKCHDKIHAGKLD, from the coding sequence ATGAGAAATCCAGAAAAAGTATTGAACAGTCTAATAAGGCACAGCGGAAACACGGACTATAAGTTCGAAAGGCTATACAAGGTTCTGTTCAATGAAGAGATGTACTTTATCGCCTATCAGAAAATCTACAGTAAAGTAGGCAATATGACGGCAGGAGTTGATGGAAAGACCATCGACGGAATGAGTATATCCCGCATTGAAAGGCTGATTGCATCGTTGCGAAACGAGACCTATCAGCCAAACCCATCCAAGAGGACATACATTCCGAAAAAGAACGGGAAGAAACGTCCGCTTGGTATACCATCTTTTGATGACAAATTAGTGCAGGAGGTTATCAGAATGATATTGGAAGCAATTTATGAGGGTAGCTTTGAGCATACTTCACATGGGTTCCGACCCAATAGAAGCTGTCACACAGCCCTATTAAGCGTCCAACAGTCATTCACTGCTGTACGGTGGTTCATCGAGGGCGATATAAAAGGCTTCTTCGACAATATCAATCACGAAATATTGATTGGTATCCTAAAGGAGCGTATCGCTGACGACAGGTTCATTCGGTTGATACGAAAGTTCCTCAATGCAGGGTATATTGAAGATTGGGTGTACCACAAAACATACAGTGGCACACCGCAAGGTGGGATTGTAAGCCCCATCCTTGCCAACATTTACCTTGATAAACTCGATAAATATGTCAAGGATTATATCAAGGACTTCGATAAGGGTAAAAGAACTACGGCAACACGCCAGTACAGGCTACACGAACAGAGACGATACCGCTTGGCCAAGAAACTCAAATGTGAGACAGACGAAACTGTCAGAGAGCAGATGATTAAGGACATCAAAGAGTTGAGACAGGAAAGAAACAAATATCCAGCTTATGACAAGATGGATGGCAGTTTCAGAAAGTTAAAATACGTTAGGTATGCGGACGATTTTCTTATCGGGGTCATAGGTAGCAAAGAAGACTGCAAAAAGATAAAGGAAGACATCAAGGTTTACCTTGATGAAAAACTGAAACTTGAACTGTCTGATGAAAAAACCTTGGTGACTAATGCTAAGAAACCAGCCAAATTCTTAGGCTTTGATGTCTCCGTGCGAAACTCCGATGAATCCAAGAGAGATAAGCACGGTAGAACCGTAAGATGTTTCGGAGATAAGATTGTACTCCGTGTCACAGTAGACGTGATGAAGAAAAAGCTACTGAGCTATAATGCCATGAAACTGGTAAATAAAAAAGGCACAGAAGTTTGGAAACCACGCTCACGCTATTACATGAAAGACTTGGATGACTTAGAAATCATCAGTCAGTACAACGCTGAAATACGGGGCTTTTACAATTATTACTCAATTGCCAACAACAGCTCGTTTGTCCAGTCATTTTCTTACATCTTGGAGTACAGTATGTACAAAACGTATGCACTGAAATACCAAACTTCAATCAGTCAGGAAAAGACTAAAAGATGTATCAACGGAGTATTTTCCATTCCCTACAAAAACAGGAAAGGAGATATAATGTACAGACGCTTTTACAAAGAGGGTTTCAAACGCCAAAAAGCTGCCCGTGGTGCTTACGTGGATAGTTTACCTGTCACAGTTACCATTACAGGAGGAAGAAACAGCCTTATAACAAGGTTGCAAAACCAGAAATGCGAATTATGCGGTGCCAACGAGAAATTGGAAATGCACCATATACGCAAATTGAAAGACCTGAAAGGTAAGCAAGACTGGGAAAAACGAATGAGTGCAAGGAGAAGAAAAACCTTGGCATTATGCTCAAAATGCCACGATAAGATACACGCAGGCAAGTTAGACTGA
- a CDS encoding DUF4141 domain-containing protein — protein sequence MKNLIIKTLMVAFFATVTYTKAQFVVTDPANLASGILNSANEIVQTSSTVSNVVKNFNEVKKVYEQGKEYYDQLKAVNNLIKDARKVQQTVLLVGDVSEMYVSNFGKMLNDPNFNTQELTAIANGYSKLLNESTELLKELKQIINSTNLSLNDKERMDVVDRVYKEVKAYHNLVRYYTNKNISVSYLRAKKQNNTQRVLNLYGTSNQKYW from the coding sequence ATGAAAAATTTAATCATTAAAACCTTAATGGTAGCATTTTTTGCTACCGTAACCTATACAAAAGCACAATTTGTAGTAACAGACCCTGCAAACCTGGCTTCGGGAATTTTGAACTCAGCCAATGAAATCGTACAAACCTCTTCAACAGTTTCAAATGTAGTAAAGAACTTCAATGAAGTAAAGAAAGTATATGAACAAGGCAAAGAGTATTACGATCAACTTAAAGCAGTAAATAATCTGATCAAGGATGCCAGAAAGGTTCAACAGACGGTTTTGCTTGTGGGTGATGTCTCTGAAATGTATGTTAGTAATTTCGGAAAGATGTTGAATGACCCCAATTTCAATACACAGGAACTGACCGCCATTGCTAATGGCTATTCAAAATTACTCAATGAAAGTACGGAATTGCTCAAAGAATTAAAACAGATTATAAACTCTACTAATTTGTCATTAAATGATAAAGAAAGGATGGATGTTGTTGACCGGGTTTATAAAGAGGTCAAAGCGTATCATAATCTGGTACGGTACTATACCAATAAAAATATTTCGGTCAGTTATCTCAGAGCTAAAAAACAGAACAACACCCAAAGAGTATTGAATCTTTACGGAACCTCTAATCAAAAATACTGGTAA
- the traJ gene encoding conjugative transposon protein TraJ, producing the protein MEPNNLHEVLRSVYEEMMPMCADMAAVAKGVAGLGALFYVALKVWQSLSRAEPVDLFPMLRPFAIGICIMFFSTLVLGSLNGVMSPIVQGSHSMLENQVLDMNELQQKKDLLEREAMLRNPEMAYLISNEEFDKKLEELGWSPSDLVTMSGMYIEREMFAIKKDIRDGFREFLEILFQSAALVIDTIRTFFLIVLSILGPIAFAISVWDGFQTTLSQWLTRYVSVYLWLPVADIFSAILAKIQTLILERDIEMLTDPTFIPDTSNTVYIIYMVIGIIGYFTVPTVTGWVIQAGGAGNFMRNVNQTATKSGNVAGAAVGSATGNISGRLLK; encoded by the coding sequence ATGGAACCAAACAACTTACATGAAGTTCTACGTTCCGTCTACGAAGAAATGATGCCGATGTGTGCAGATATGGCTGCTGTGGCAAAAGGGGTCGCAGGATTAGGTGCTTTATTCTATGTAGCACTAAAAGTCTGGCAGTCATTGAGCCGTGCAGAACCTGTTGATTTGTTTCCGATGTTGAGACCTTTTGCCATAGGCATCTGCATTATGTTTTTTTCGACATTGGTACTAGGAAGTCTTAATGGGGTAATGAGTCCGATTGTTCAGGGAAGCCATTCAATGCTGGAGAATCAGGTTTTGGATATGAATGAGCTACAGCAGAAAAAGGATCTTTTAGAACGAGAAGCGATGCTCAGGAATCCGGAGATGGCTTACCTTATTTCAAACGAAGAATTTGACAAGAAGCTGGAAGAGCTCGGATGGTCACCATCGGATCTGGTCACGATGTCCGGAATGTATATTGAACGAGAAATGTTTGCCATCAAGAAAGATATCAGAGATGGTTTCCGTGAGTTTCTTGAAATTCTGTTTCAATCGGCAGCCTTAGTTATTGATACCATCAGAACCTTCTTTCTGATTGTCCTTTCAATATTAGGACCTATCGCATTTGCTATTTCTGTATGGGATGGTTTTCAAACTACTTTAAGTCAATGGTTGACGAGATATGTTAGCGTTTATCTATGGCTTCCTGTTGCTGATATATTCAGTGCCATTCTTGCCAAGATACAAACTCTGATTTTAGAACGGGATATCGAGATGCTCACAGATCCCACTTTCATTCCCGATACCTCCAATACCGTGTACATTATCTATATGGTGATTGGCATTATAGGCTACTTTACCGTACCAACCGTTACAGGCTGGGTAATTCAGGCAGGAGGAGCAGGCAACTTTATGCGTAATGTGAACCAGACTGCTACGAAATCAGGCAATGTAGCGGGAGCAGCAGTAGGTTCTGCTACAGGGAATATTTCAGGAAGATTATTAAAATAA
- the traK gene encoding conjugative transposon protein TraK encodes MEFKTLRNIESSFKQIRLFTFVFAVLCFGVVGVVVFKSYQFAEEQRQKIYVLDNGKSLMVALSQDMSINRPVEAREHVRRFHELFFTIAPDKNAIESNVKRAFNLADQSAFNYYKDLQEKGYYNRIISGNIQQRVEVDSVVANFDSYPYDVITYARQFIIRSSNLTIRNLITNCSLVNSVRSDSNPQGFTIEKFNVIENKDVETVER; translated from the coding sequence ATGGAATTTAAAACGTTAAGAAATATTGAGAGCAGCTTCAAGCAGATACGTTTGTTTACATTCGTTTTTGCGGTGTTGTGTTTTGGAGTGGTAGGTGTAGTTGTCTTTAAATCCTACCAGTTTGCCGAAGAGCAGCGTCAAAAGATCTATGTGCTGGATAACGGCAAATCATTAATGGTAGCGCTATCTCAGGATATGTCGATCAACAGACCTGTAGAAGCAAGAGAGCATGTGAGACGATTTCATGAATTGTTCTTCACCATTGCCCCAGATAAGAATGCTATTGAAAGTAATGTCAAAAGGGCTTTCAATTTGGCTGATCAATCCGCATTCAATTACTATAAAGACCTTCAGGAAAAAGGTTACTATAACAGAATCATTTCAGGTAATATCCAGCAGAGAGTTGAGGTAGACAGTGTCGTTGCCAACTTTGATAGTTACCCCTATGACGTAATAACTTATGCAAGACAATTCATTATCAGATCCAGTAATCTTACCATCAGGAATTTAATTACCAACTGTTCATTGGTTAATTCTGTACGGTCTGACAGCAATCCTCAGGGATTTACAATTGAAAAATTCAATGTGATTGAAAATAAAGATGTTGAAACGGTTGAACGCTAA
- the traM gene encoding conjugative transposon protein TraM — protein MKDSEKIRVTENDLSQNSNGVNDHPKAQWERLKKPFIYFLMAAVCASCFYLIFKPKTDHTIIEEAGFNAAIPQAKDGQLQSDKQKAYEQQLLEQKNEEKRNSITTLSDYWNDQNGVNDNSNPPSSTSTKSVLQQSDQNALNSYRNAQQTLSSFYNRDNQEVNNLRKEISRLKNESMQNHPVPAGLGMNDQLELMEKSYQMAAKYLPTMPKQEEPAEKEEVEKPMEKKVKLTSAIPVRSNVVSSLYRDRSDSAFIAGLNQNRFYDSQNDSENSVQTKNAIRGVVYETKTLVNESTLSIRLSEAMKVGRAEIPIGSLLIAVSKFQGGRLQLKISSIQSQGNIYPVEINVYDTDGQMGLYVPYSAEQNAVSDIVANMSQTSGTNIMMTQSAGQQIAADLSRGVVQGLSGYFQKRVRQLKVTVKAGHQVFLLPKNN, from the coding sequence ATGAAAGATTCAGAGAAAATTAGAGTGACAGAAAATGATCTCTCCCAAAATTCTAACGGAGTGAATGATCATCCCAAGGCTCAATGGGAAAGATTAAAGAAACCTTTCATCTACTTTTTGATGGCTGCTGTATGTGCATCTTGCTTTTATCTCATCTTTAAGCCCAAAACCGATCATACCATTATTGAAGAGGCTGGCTTTAATGCAGCTATTCCACAGGCAAAAGACGGTCAATTGCAGTCTGATAAGCAAAAGGCTTATGAGCAGCAGTTATTAGAGCAAAAGAATGAAGAAAAGAGAAATTCAATAACAACTTTATCAGATTACTGGAATGACCAGAACGGTGTAAACGATAATAGCAACCCACCTTCTTCAACATCCACTAAAAGTGTACTTCAGCAATCCGATCAGAATGCTCTGAACAGTTATCGAAATGCACAGCAGACCTTAAGCTCATTCTATAATCGGGATAATCAGGAGGTCAATAACCTAAGGAAAGAAATTTCAAGGTTAAAGAATGAGTCAATGCAAAATCATCCTGTTCCTGCGGGTCTGGGAATGAACGACCAGTTAGAGCTCATGGAAAAATCGTATCAAATGGCTGCTAAGTATCTTCCAACGATGCCAAAGCAGGAAGAACCAGCAGAAAAAGAAGAGGTCGAAAAGCCAATGGAAAAGAAGGTTAAACTGACTTCAGCAATACCGGTACGTTCCAATGTTGTTTCCTCATTATACAGAGACCGGTCGGATAGTGCTTTTATCGCAGGTTTGAATCAGAATAGATTTTATGACAGTCAAAATGATTCAGAAAACTCGGTTCAAACAAAAAACGCAATAAGAGGTGTGGTCTATGAAACTAAGACTTTGGTCAATGAAAGTACATTATCTATAAGGCTTTCAGAAGCGATGAAAGTCGGACGAGCTGAAATTCCAATTGGAAGTTTACTGATTGCAGTAAGCAAATTTCAGGGTGGGAGGCTTCAGTTAAAAATATCTTCCATTCAATCTCAAGGTAATATCTATCCTGTAGAAATCAATGTTTATGACACCGACGGTCAGATGGGATTGTATGTTCCTTATTCAGCGGAGCAGAATGCGGTAAGCGATATTGTAGCTAATATGAGCCAGACTTCAGGCACCAATATTATGATGACCCAATCTGCAGGGCAGCAGATTGCAGCTGATCTGAGCAGGGGAGTGGTACAGGGACTGTCGGGTTATTTTCAGAAGAGAGTCAGACAATTGAAAGTAACTGTAAAAGCTGGCCATCAGGTCTTCCTCTTACCCAAAAATAACTAA
- the traN gene encoding conjugative transposon protein TraN, with protein sequence MNTQKSHYILIMLLLLLVSKAFGQDSVTTYYSLEEGKLEPFRINVTYNKTSHLIFPTSIRYVDLGSDLLVANKAEPIGNVLRVKSAVRDFEEETNFSVITEDGKFYSFEASYSSYPEILSYDLVKLQRGMERQYADVLFEDLKGSSTSLTWLIMERLYNKSNRTIKHIVSKSYGIEFSVRALHVNDSKFYFTLQVKNQSNVGYAIELVNFKIVDKKNLKRTVVQDKILEKVRTYFPETTIANHSDSKGIYMLDQFTLLKDQVLEIEILEKNGGRHLKVQLENEDLVHARLIHSLTIKTE encoded by the coding sequence ATGAATACACAAAAGAGTCATTATATTCTCATTATGCTATTACTTCTATTAGTAAGCAAGGCATTTGGGCAGGATTCTGTGACAACCTATTATTCCCTGGAAGAGGGAAAACTAGAGCCTTTCCGGATTAACGTCACCTACAATAAAACAAGTCATCTGATATTTCCTACATCAATACGATATGTTGACCTGGGAAGTGACCTCTTGGTTGCCAATAAGGCAGAGCCCATAGGAAACGTTCTTCGGGTTAAGTCAGCCGTCAGGGATTTTGAAGAGGAAACTAATTTTTCGGTTATTACTGAAGATGGAAAATTTTACAGTTTTGAAGCATCCTACAGTTCTTATCCGGAAATACTCAGCTATGATTTAGTAAAACTTCAGAGAGGTATGGAACGACAGTATGCTGATGTATTATTTGAAGATCTTAAAGGAAGCTCAACTTCTCTAACCTGGCTTATTATGGAACGTCTTTACAATAAAAGCAACAGGACTATTAAACATATTGTTTCAAAAAGCTATGGAATTGAGTTTTCAGTCAGAGCACTGCACGTTAATGATAGCAAATTTTATTTCACATTGCAGGTTAAGAATCAAAGTAATGTGGGGTATGCTATTGAGCTAGTCAATTTTAAAATTGTCGATAAAAAGAACTTAAAGCGAACGGTCGTTCAGGATAAGATTTTAGAGAAGGTTCGCACCTATTTCCCGGAAACGACCATAGCTAATCATTCAGACAGTAAAGGGATTTATATGCTTGATCAGTTTACGCTCTTAAAAGATCAGGTTTTGGAAATTGAAATTCTGGAAAAGAATGGGGGAAGGCATCTGAAAGTACAGCTTGAAAATGAAGATCTGGTTCATGCAAGATTGATACATAGTTTAACCATTAAAACGGAGTAA
- a CDS encoding conjugal transfer protein TraO produces the protein MMIMSSKIFAQQMIPKQIGIEFTYSVFPKSPEKQNYMLSTGLVSYSKNGNYFFGLAEYGRKYYKYTSGDIPIDSFLLSSGYSFYVWGDFMRNVNFNLGIGGLVGYEQINRGDELLYDGSKLNSTGNFIYGTNGKLSIESYLTEHLVFLVNGQLRFLKNSQMVNFHSLLGVGIRYNF, from the coding sequence ATGATGATAATGAGTAGCAAAATATTTGCTCAACAGATGATTCCTAAGCAAATTGGTATTGAATTTACCTATTCGGTATTTCCAAAATCTCCAGAAAAACAAAATTATATGTTAAGTACTGGGCTTGTTTCTTACTCGAAGAATGGTAATTACTTTTTTGGACTGGCAGAATATGGTAGAAAATATTATAAATACACAAGCGGCGATATCCCGATAGATAGTTTCCTGCTGAGCAGTGGGTACAGTTTTTATGTTTGGGGAGACTTCATGCGAAATGTCAATTTTAATCTGGGAATTGGAGGTCTTGTTGGTTACGAGCAGATTAATAGAGGTGATGAATTGTTGTATGATGGATCAAAGCTTAACTCTACAGGTAATTTTATTTATGGGACGAACGGTAAGCTGTCTATTGAAAGCTATCTGACTGAGCATTTAGTTTTCCTGGTCAACGGGCAACTTCGCTTTTTGAAAAATAGTCAAATGGTTAATTTTCACTCTCTGCTGGGGGTTGGAATAAGATATAATTTCTAA
- a CDS encoding DUF3872 domain-containing protein produces MKNIINTAKIQLKYFLLLFVIGLFLQSCEKDDLEIQQNYPFKVSVMPVPRDIVKDEYVEIRIKIIPEGNFADTKYYLRYFQFEGAGKLQYYNTQPYFPNDIYPLYEKEFRLYYTSTSEVSQSFTVWLSDSFGNEEKIEFQFNNKKLKG; encoded by the coding sequence ATGAAAAATATAATTAATACAGCTAAAATACAACTAAAGTATTTCTTGCTACTATTTGTGATTGGACTATTTTTACAATCATGTGAGAAAGATGATTTGGAAATTCAGCAGAATTATCCTTTTAAGGTGTCGGTTATGCCTGTTCCTAGGGATATCGTTAAAGATGAGTATGTGGAGATCCGTATCAAAATTATTCCTGAAGGTAATTTTGCTGACACCAAATATTATCTTCGATATTTTCAGTTTGAGGGAGCAGGAAAGCTGCAGTATTATAACACTCAACCGTACTTTCCTAATGATATTTATCCTCTTTATGAGAAAGAGTTCAGATTGTATTATACTTCAACCTCTGAAGTTTCACAATCATTTACGGTATGGCTCTCAGACAGTTTTGGAAATGAGGAGAAAATTGAATTTCAATTCAACAACAAAAAGCTAAAAGGATAA
- a CDS encoding JAB domain-containing protein: MKYNIVNEIKLIYTRKGNAEKKVLNSQDATDIFREHFDADQIDYRESFYSMYMNQANKVLGIQKISESGITSSLVDIRIIMQGALLCNAVSFIIAHNHPSGNLTPSREDIGITQKIKEAAQLLNINLLDHCIITSTDSFSFSNEGIL, translated from the coding sequence ATGAAATATAATATCGTAAATGAGATCAAATTGATCTACACAAGAAAAGGAAATGCTGAAAAAAAAGTACTGAACTCCCAGGATGCTACAGATATTTTCAGGGAACATTTTGATGCAGATCAGATCGACTACAGAGAGTCATTTTACTCAATGTATATGAATCAGGCTAACAAGGTCTTAGGAATACAAAAAATATCAGAATCTGGAATTACCTCTTCTCTTGTTGACATCAGAATCATCATGCAGGGAGCTCTATTATGTAATGCCGTATCATTTATTATAGCCCATAACCATCCTTCCGGAAACCTTACACCTTCTCGCGAAGACATAGGCATCACACAAAAAATAAAGGAGGCTGCCCAACTATTAAATATTAACCTGCTTGATCATTGTATAATAACTTCAACCGACTCCTTCTCTTTCTCCAATGAAGGTATTTTATAA
- a CDS encoding recombinase family protein, with amino-acid sequence MKKADLYIRVSTDEQADKGYSQRDQEERLKCYCENNNIKVGQIIYEDYSAKTFIRPEWIKLLDTLKKKSSKTDLLLFTKWDRFSRNAGDAYQMINILRKINVEPQAIEQPLDLSIPENKMMLAIYLAAPEVENDRRALNTYYGMRRAKKEGRLMGRAPYGYANRITENGKKYVIPKEPEASNMKWAFNEMSKGVYSASQIMDMMNRKEGKSVKISAFLASLRNTAYCGKIYVEQFNEEEAHFVKSIHEPLISEELFEKVQCIMDGNVNPARPNVKVLSDDNLPLRGFLVCPECGHLITGSASTGRSGNKYYYYHCQSPCSYRYKSEIINSKFLEILQSLEMRASIKNYLKKVLRQNFEKLINNPQRERKAILLEIDRLNSKLKQARNKLMEEVIDDEDYLEIKTDCKGQIEKLEVKLTKEKDNKKIDFQKLLDQALSNLVDLAKVYTDGDIEVKRKIIGSIFPEKLQFSENHYRTTRPNVLLSYIYQINNDLGMKKNRKESELSPLSGLVPRTVIT; translated from the coding sequence ATGAAAAAAGCCGATTTATATATCCGTGTGTCAACTGATGAGCAGGCAGATAAGGGATACTCGCAAAGAGATCAGGAGGAACGATTAAAATGTTATTGTGAAAACAATAACATTAAAGTAGGTCAAATCATTTATGAAGATTACTCAGCCAAGACTTTTATCAGGCCAGAGTGGATTAAATTACTGGATACGCTAAAGAAAAAAAGCTCAAAAACGGATCTGCTGCTTTTTACAAAATGGGATCGCTTCAGCAGGAACGCTGGCGATGCGTATCAAATGATTAACATACTTAGGAAAATTAACGTTGAACCGCAGGCCATTGAGCAACCTTTAGATCTTTCAATTCCTGAAAATAAAATGATGCTGGCTATATATCTTGCTGCACCGGAAGTTGAAAACGACAGGCGCGCTCTGAATACTTATTATGGAATGCGCCGTGCTAAAAAAGAAGGCAGATTAATGGGAAGGGCACCTTATGGCTACGCTAACAGAATAACGGAGAACGGGAAAAAGTATGTAATCCCGAAGGAACCGGAAGCTTCCAATATGAAATGGGCATTTAATGAAATGTCCAAAGGCGTTTATTCAGCGAGCCAAATCATGGATATGATGAACAGAAAAGAAGGAAAGTCAGTTAAGATAAGTGCCTTTCTTGCAAGTTTACGCAATACCGCATATTGCGGGAAAATTTACGTGGAGCAATTCAATGAAGAGGAGGCTCATTTTGTTAAAAGTATTCATGAACCTTTGATCAGTGAAGAACTATTCGAAAAAGTTCAATGTATAATGGATGGAAATGTGAATCCAGCCAGACCTAATGTAAAAGTACTGTCTGACGATAATTTGCCATTAAGAGGTTTCCTTGTATGTCCGGAATGTGGTCATTTGATTACAGGCAGTGCCTCTACGGGACGTTCTGGAAATAAATATTATTACTATCATTGCCAGTCCCCGTGTTCATACCGTTACAAATCTGAGATTATTAATTCTAAATTTTTAGAAATATTGCAGTCATTGGAAATGCGCGCATCTATAAAAAATTATTTGAAAAAAGTGTTGAGGCAAAATTTTGAAAAATTAATCAATAATCCCCAAAGAGAAAGGAAAGCAATTCTATTAGAAATAGATCGTTTAAACAGTAAATTGAAACAGGCAAGAAATAAACTGATGGAGGAAGTAATTGATGATGAAGATTATCTTGAAATTAAGACCGACTGTAAAGGACAAATTGAAAAGCTCGAAGTTAAATTAACTAAAGAAAAAGATAATAAGAAAATAGATTTTCAAAAACTACTAGACCAAGCATTATCGAACCTAGTAGACCTTGCGAAAGTCTATACTGATGGGGATATCGAGGTAAAACGTAAAATAATTGGTTCGATATTTCCTGAAAAATTGCAATTTTCAGAAAATCATTATCGAACCACCCGACCCAATGTTTTGCTCTCTTATATATACCAGATAAACAATGATTTAGGCATGAAAAAAAACCGGAAAGAAAGTGAATTATCACCTCTTTCCGGTCTTGTACCCAGGACCGTTATCACCTAA
- a CDS encoding helix-turn-helix domain-containing protein, whose product MTISEKIKLFFIQKKVTYDEIGKLYGSSGQTVGNYVNGRREIPTDFLFWLKKNYPEIDFNKLFEENDSHHIVTDKNNIANKDEIKKEIDKILDQFLK is encoded by the coding sequence ATGACTATCAGCGAGAAAATTAAATTATTTTTTATTCAAAAGAAGGTTACTTATGACGAAATAGGTAAGTTATATGGATCGTCCGGACAAACAGTAGGTAATTATGTTAATGGACGCAGAGAAATTCCAACCGACTTTCTATTTTGGCTAAAAAAGAATTATCCTGAAATTGACTTTAATAAATTATTTGAGGAAAATGATAGCCATCATATTGTTACTGACAAAAATAATATTGCAAATAAGGATGAAATAAAAAAAGAAATTGATAAAATCTTAGATCAATTTCTTAAATAA
- a CDS encoding helix-turn-helix transcriptional regulator: protein MTIRIYPGMIDQSKEYFYHENDVFVICNGTIKKFEDVSEHPELKKIVDEDLLLNDLLTKYFGDNELIKLKVLAGCRFGGLNFVPDFSKEDVSNDSCECIYRGSCEGENVICKPMAFKGKQISTTEIELLKELSTNDKNSKIASDLNIPIGTFNKLKTSIYQKFDIVTKQQLTKELYLEGLL from the coding sequence ATGACTATCAGAATTTATCCAGGGATGATCGACCAATCCAAGGAATATTTTTACCATGAGAATGATGTATTTGTTATTTGTAATGGAACTATAAAAAAATTCGAAGATGTTTCTGAACATCCTGAATTAAAGAAAATTGTTGATGAAGATTTGCTATTAAATGATTTGCTCACCAAATATTTTGGAGATAATGAGCTAATAAAATTAAAAGTATTAGCTGGATGTAGGTTTGGAGGTTTAAACTTTGTTCCAGACTTTTCCAAAGAAGATGTTTCTAATGATTCTTGCGAATGTATTTATCGGGGAAGTTGTGAAGGTGAAAATGTTATTTGTAAGCCTATGGCTTTTAAAGGTAAACAGATCTCAACTACAGAAATTGAGTTATTGAAAGAGTTAAGCACAAATGATAAAAATTCAAAAATTGCTTCTGACTTAAATATTCCTATTGGAACTTTTAATAAACTAAAAACAAGCATCTATCAGAAATTTGATATTGTAACTAAACAGCAACTCACTAAAGAACTTTACTTAGAAGGGCTGTTGTAA